From the genome of Vigna angularis cultivar LongXiaoDou No.4 chromosome 11, ASM1680809v1, whole genome shotgun sequence, one region includes:
- the LOC108333643 gene encoding alpha carbonic anhydrase 8, with product MPNVTLFSLFLLFLSLSLHLALSKPRSPSPSPSPSVHAPKPSPASSPLGSPSPSRSPGSAPAPSPGISQGDNIHADEDERAENSSRGGLSWSKKAGLGIGVIVAASVLILAGMVYKKRKQNIRRSRYAYAVRREFL from the coding sequence ATGCCAAATGTCAcgttattttctctttttctcctctTCCTCTCTCTTTCACTGCACCTTGCTCTCTCCAAACCACGGTCTCCCTCTCCATCTCCGTCACCGTCCGTCCACGCTCCGAAACCTTCCCCCGCCAGCTCACCTCTAGGTTCACCGTCGCCTTCGCGGAGTCCCGGCTCCGCTCCGGCGCCTTCGCCGGGAATTTCTCAGGGGGACAATATCCACGCCGACGAGGATGAAAGAGCAGAAAATTCTTCAAGAGGAGGATTAAGTTGGAGCAAGAAGGCGGGATTAGGGATTGGAGTAATTGTGGCGGCGAGCGTGTTAATATTGGCGGGAATGGTGTACAAGAAGCGGAAGCAGAATATACGGCGCTCTCGGTATGCATACGCCGTAAGGAGAGAATTTCTCTGA
- the LOC108333378 gene encoding probable serine/threonine-protein kinase PBL28 isoform X2, with protein MFTMRLLWGLRLPLLIILIHLLFPNRSTYKFHAEALITFKGSLGGPQQLGCSIVKYPCQMQWPCLDCYKLKDPGGVTTKIDGNNDIPTLTPLPETQDRKPGGRRSSAVIGSVIAAIVVVVILVTVYICLMRVKKSMRQTSEVASSMPSPTVEMGRVNTQHVTAFSPQNTRQLTILELEQATQNFSRNNIIGEGGFGVVYKGLLQDGSIVAIKRRLFALTKDFVLNVKQIAHIHHIHLVKLIGYYEDSHQQLLVYEYLPNGNVGSHLYDSEGLPVGRLNLWRRLSIALGASKGVEHLHSLVPPLVHTNLRTSNVLLDENFTAKVSDYGFCKLQTQVDQAGSSSNVDCFLDPELSFPQNFSEKSDVYSFGVFLLELICGCEAHNKNMLHPDENIAFQVKNSVDLDKFVDMTLGYKEKHGARRILMLALQCVDATRRRPSMAQIVLELERIQREIVPMYPQFNDEIGAVTLGSELFQ; from the exons ATGTTTACAATGCGATTGCTATGGGGGTTAAGGCTGCCTCTACTCATAATACTGATTCATCTTTTATTTCCCAACAGATCAACCTACAAATTCCACG CTGAGGCTTTGATCACTTTCAAGGGTTCGCTTGGAGGTCCACAGCAATTAGGATGCAGCATTGTGAAATATCCATGTCAAATGCAATGGCCTTGTCTTGACTGCTATAAACTAAAAGATCCAG GTGGAGTAACAACAAAGATAGATGGGAATAATGACATTCCAACACTTACACCTCTTCCAGAAACTCAAGACAGAAAACCAGGTGGAAGAAGGAGTTCTGCCGTAATTGGTAGCGTTATTGCTGCCATAGTTGTCGTTGTAATCCTGGTGACTGTCTATATCTGCTTGATGCGTGTTAAAAAATCTATGAGGCAAACATCTGAGGTTGCTTCTTCTATGCCATCTCCCACCG TTGAGATGGGAAGAGTCAACACGCAGCATGTCACTGCTTTCTCTCCACAAAACACAAGGCAGTTAACAATTTTGGAACTGGAACAAGCAACACAGAATTTCAGTCGTAATAATATCATTGGTGAAGGTGGATTTGGTGTTGTATACAAGGGCTTGCTTCAAGATGGTTCTATTGTGGCTATAAAAAGGCGTCTATTTGCTCTGACAAAAGATTTCGTcctaaat GTGAAACAGATAGCTCATATTCACCACATCCACCTGGTCAAGCTCATAGGATACTATGAAGATAGCCATCAACAATTACTTGTATATGAATATCTCCCTAACGGCAATGTAGGGAGTCACCTATATG ACAGTGAAGGTTTACCTGTTGGAAGGTTAAACTTGTGGCGAAGGTTGTCTATTGCTTTAGGCGCATCCAAAG GAGTGGAACATCTTCACAGTTTGGTTCCTCCTTTGGTTCACACAAACCTTAGAACTAGCAATGTTCTGTTAGATGAAAATTTTACTGCCAAGGTTTCTGATTATGGATTCTGCAAACTGCAAACACAAGTTGATCAGGCAGGCTCGTCTTCAAATGTAGACTGTTTTCTTGACCCAGA GTTGAGCTTTCCGCAAAACTTTTCGGAGAAGAGTGATGTATACAGCTTCGGGGTGTTCTTGCTAGAGTTGATTTGTGGCTGTGaagcacataacaaaaacatgTTACACCCAGATGAAAATATAGCATTTCAG GTAAAAAATAGTGTTGACTTGGACAAATTTGTTGACATGACACTGGGATACAAAGAAAAACATGGTGCTAGACGAATTTTGATGTTGGCATTGCAGTGTGTGGATGCTACTCGCAGAAGACCATCAATGGCGCAAATTGTGCTAGAGCTGGAGCGGATTCAAAGAGAAATCGTTCCCATGTATCCTCAATTCAACGATGAGATTGGTGCCGTGACTCTTGGGAGTGAGCTCTTTCAATGA
- the LOC108333705 gene encoding uncharacterized protein LOC108333705, whose product MNPVGLCLLSLVSLTLVSIVIAQERAPHGLVYENPEAFSPSAYNFFHPNEKKPETRDPCATSKCSPMPLVAQVEATEIHESRAKTPEGGSRKLGAGGIAGIVFGVAFVVVLAMGVYHVRFTRPTSMSRAKHSGVVQQHA is encoded by the coding sequence atgaatcccGTTGGTCTGTGTCTCCTCTCCCTCGTTTCTCTAACCCTTGTCTCGATTGTCATAGCCCAAGAAAGAGCCCCTCATGGGCTTGTGTACGAGAATCCCGAAGCCTTTTCACCATCTGCATATAACTTCTTTCATCCCAATGAAAAGAAGCCCGAGACCAGAGACCCTTGTGCAACGTCAAAATGTTCACCAATGCCATTAGTAGCACAGGTGGAAGCCACTGAAATTCATGAAAGCAGAGCCAAAACACCCGAAGGAGGTAGCAGAAAATTAGGAGCTGGTGGCATAGCTGGCATTGTCTTTGGTGTTGCTTTTGTTGTGGTTTTGGCTATGGGGGTCTACCATGTCAGGTTCACTCGCCCAACCAGCATGAGTAGAGCCAAACACAGTGGTGTTGTTCAACAACATGCTTGA
- the LOC108334471 gene encoding protein disulfide isomerase-like 1-4 produces MRILLLLSLATLLLFSSFSSTLCAAPPAADDDNEDLSFLEEETSTPDHHQHHFDDASDDFDDFEDDSEAYKQPQVDEKDVIVLKDKNFSDVIKNNRFVMVEFYAPWCGHCQALAPEYSAAASELKGEDVILAKVDATEENELGQQYDVQGFPTIYFFADGIHKPYNGQRTKDAIVTWIKKKIGPGVYNLTTLEDAQRILANETKVVLGFLNSLVGSESEELASASRLEDDVNFYQTVNSDVAKLFHIDPDAKRPALILVKKEEEKLSHFDGKFEKSAIADFVFSNKLPLVTIFTRESAPAVFENSIKKQVLLFATSKDSQKFIPVFQEVAKSFKGKLIFVSVELDNEDVGKPVSEYFGVGGDGPKVLGYTGNDDGRKFVLDGEVTADRIKAFGEDFLDDKLKPFYKSDPIPESNDGDVKIVVGNNFDEIVLDESKDVLLEIYAPWCGHCQALEPIYDKLAKHLRSIESLVIAKMDGTTNEHPRAKPDGFPTLLFFPAGNKSFEPITVDTDRTVVAFYKFLKKHASIPFKLQKPTSTTQSESSGDKERQSSNSDVKDEL; encoded by the exons ATGCGaatccttctccttctctccctCGCCACGCTCCtcctcttctcctccttctcttccaCCCTCTGCGCCGCCCCGCCCGCGGCCGACGACGACAATGAAGACCTCAGTTTCCTCGAAGAGGAGACCTCCACACCGGACCACCACCAACACCACTTCGATGACGCCAGTGACGACTTCGACGACTTCGAGGACGACTCCGAGGCCTACAAGCAGCCTCAGGTTGACGAGAAAGATGTCATCGTTTTGAAGGACAAGAATTTCAGCGACGTCATCAAGAACAACCGCTTCGTCATGGTCGAATTCTACGCGCCGTGGTGCGGCCACTGTCAGGCACTCGCACCGGAGTACTCCGCCGCCGCCTCCGAGCTCAAGGGCGAAGATGTCATTTTGGCGAAGGTCGATGCCACGGAGGAGAATGAATTGGGGCAGCAATACGATGTGCAGGGTTTTCCCACTATCTACTTCTTCGCTGATGGCATTCACAAGCCTTATAATGGCCAAAGGACCAA GGATGCTATAGTAACGTGgattaagaagaaaattggaCCTGGTGTATACAACTTGACTACATTGGAGGATGCTCAACGTATTCTGGCCAACGAAACTAAAGTTGTTTTGGGCTTCCTCAACTCTTTAGTT GGTTCTGAGAGTGAGGAGCTTGCTTCCGCTTCAAGACTTGAGGATGATGTCAATTTTTATCAGACTGTGAATTCTGACGTGGCCAAGCTTTTCCATATTGATCCCGATGCTAAGCGCCCAGCTTTGATCCTCGTcaagaaggaggaagaaaaactTAGCCACTTTG ATGGAAAATTTGAGAAGTCTGCAATAGCGGACTTTGTCTTTTCAAACAAGCTTCCTTTGGTAACAATATTTACAAGAGAAAGTGCCCCAGCAGTTTTCGAAAATTCAATCAAGAAACAG GTGTTGCTGTTTGCGACTTCAAAGGATTCACAGAAGTTCATCCCAGTATTTCAAGAAGTAGCAAAATCTTTCAAGGGAAAG TTGATCTTTGTATCCGTTGAACTGGATAATGAAGATGTTGGAAAGCCTGTTTCAGAATACTTTGGTGTCGGCGGAGATGGTCCAAAA GTACTTGGATACACTGGGAATGATGATGGAAGAAAATTTGTGCTTGACGGAGAGGTGACTGCTGACAGAATTAAG GCATTTGGGGAAGATTTTCTCGATGACAAGCTGAAACCATTTTACAAGTCAGATCCAATCCCTGAAAGt AATGATGGTGATGTGAAAATAGTAGTTGGGAAtaattttgatgaaattgtCTTGGATGAGTCAAAGGATGTTCTCCTTGAG ATTTATGCTCCCTGGTGTGGCCATTGCCAAGCACTGGAGCCAATATATGACAAGCTTGCGAAACATCTTCGTAGTATCGAGTCTCTTGTAATAGCCAAGATGGATGGAACAACAAATGAGCACCCCAGGGCTAAG CCCGACGGATTCCCCACCCTTCTTTTCTTCCCAGCAGGAAACAAGAGTTTTGAACCT ATTACTGTTGATACAGATCGTACTGTGGTGGCCTTCTACAAGTTCCTCAAAAAACATGCATCAATTCCATTCAAGCTCCAGAAACCAACCTCAACTACTCAATCCGAGAGCTCTGGTGACAAAGAGAGACAGAGTAGCAATAGTGATGTGAAGGATGAATTATGA
- the LOC108333378 gene encoding probable serine/threonine-protein kinase PBL28 isoform X1 — MFTMRLLWGLRLPLLIILIHLLFPNRSTYKFHAEALITFKGSLGGPQQLGCSIVKYPCQMQWPCLDCYKLKDPGGVTTKIDGNNDIPTLTPLPETQDRKPGGRRSSAVIGSVIAAIVVVVILVTVYICLMRVKKSMRQTSEVASSMPSPTVEMGRVNTQHVTAFSPQNTRQLTILELEQATQNFSRNNIIGEGGFGVVYKGLLQDGSIVAIKRRLFALTKDFVLNQVKQIAHIHHIHLVKLIGYYEDSHQQLLVYEYLPNGNVGSHLYDSEGLPVGRLNLWRRLSIALGASKGVEHLHSLVPPLVHTNLRTSNVLLDENFTAKVSDYGFCKLQTQVDQAGSSSNVDCFLDPELSFPQNFSEKSDVYSFGVFLLELICGCEAHNKNMLHPDENIAFQVKNSVDLDKFVDMTLGYKEKHGARRILMLALQCVDATRRRPSMAQIVLELERIQREIVPMYPQFNDEIGAVTLGSELFQ, encoded by the exons ATGTTTACAATGCGATTGCTATGGGGGTTAAGGCTGCCTCTACTCATAATACTGATTCATCTTTTATTTCCCAACAGATCAACCTACAAATTCCACG CTGAGGCTTTGATCACTTTCAAGGGTTCGCTTGGAGGTCCACAGCAATTAGGATGCAGCATTGTGAAATATCCATGTCAAATGCAATGGCCTTGTCTTGACTGCTATAAACTAAAAGATCCAG GTGGAGTAACAACAAAGATAGATGGGAATAATGACATTCCAACACTTACACCTCTTCCAGAAACTCAAGACAGAAAACCAGGTGGAAGAAGGAGTTCTGCCGTAATTGGTAGCGTTATTGCTGCCATAGTTGTCGTTGTAATCCTGGTGACTGTCTATATCTGCTTGATGCGTGTTAAAAAATCTATGAGGCAAACATCTGAGGTTGCTTCTTCTATGCCATCTCCCACCG TTGAGATGGGAAGAGTCAACACGCAGCATGTCACTGCTTTCTCTCCACAAAACACAAGGCAGTTAACAATTTTGGAACTGGAACAAGCAACACAGAATTTCAGTCGTAATAATATCATTGGTGAAGGTGGATTTGGTGTTGTATACAAGGGCTTGCTTCAAGATGGTTCTATTGTGGCTATAAAAAGGCGTCTATTTGCTCTGACAAAAGATTTCGTcctaaat CAGGTGAAACAGATAGCTCATATTCACCACATCCACCTGGTCAAGCTCATAGGATACTATGAAGATAGCCATCAACAATTACTTGTATATGAATATCTCCCTAACGGCAATGTAGGGAGTCACCTATATG ACAGTGAAGGTTTACCTGTTGGAAGGTTAAACTTGTGGCGAAGGTTGTCTATTGCTTTAGGCGCATCCAAAG GAGTGGAACATCTTCACAGTTTGGTTCCTCCTTTGGTTCACACAAACCTTAGAACTAGCAATGTTCTGTTAGATGAAAATTTTACTGCCAAGGTTTCTGATTATGGATTCTGCAAACTGCAAACACAAGTTGATCAGGCAGGCTCGTCTTCAAATGTAGACTGTTTTCTTGACCCAGA GTTGAGCTTTCCGCAAAACTTTTCGGAGAAGAGTGATGTATACAGCTTCGGGGTGTTCTTGCTAGAGTTGATTTGTGGCTGTGaagcacataacaaaaacatgTTACACCCAGATGAAAATATAGCATTTCAG GTAAAAAATAGTGTTGACTTGGACAAATTTGTTGACATGACACTGGGATACAAAGAAAAACATGGTGCTAGACGAATTTTGATGTTGGCATTGCAGTGTGTGGATGCTACTCGCAGAAGACCATCAATGGCGCAAATTGTGCTAGAGCTGGAGCGGATTCAAAGAGAAATCGTTCCCATGTATCCTCAATTCAACGATGAGATTGGTGCCGTGACTCTTGGGAGTGAGCTCTTTCAATGA
- the LOC108334232 gene encoding 4-hydroxy-3-methylbut-2-en-1-yl diphosphate synthase (ferredoxin), chloroplastic, which translates to MASGTVPTSFSSLKTWDSSLGFAKNVDFVRVSDLKSMKAARKRVSIIRNSNPGQDIVELQPASPGSPLLVPRQKYCESLHKTVRRKTNTVMVGNVAIGSEHPIRIQTMTTTDTKDVAGTVEQVMRIADKGADIVRITVQGKKEADACFEIKNTLVQKNYNIPLVADIHFAPTVALRVAECFDKIRVNPGNFADRRAQFEILEYTEDDYQKELEHIEKVFTPLVEKCKKYGRAMRIGTNHGSLSDRIMSYYGDSPRGMVESAFEFARICRKLDFHNFVFSMKASNPVIMVQAYRLLVAEMYVQGWDYPLHLGVTEAGEGEDGRMKSAIGIGTLLQDGLGDTIRVSLTEPPEEEIDPCRRLANLGMRASELQKGVEPFEEKNRRYFDFQRRTGQLPVQKEGEEVDYRGVLHRDGSVLMSVSLDQLKTPELLYKSLAAKLIVGMPFKDLATVDSILLRELPPLDDAEARLALKRLVDISMGVITPLSEQLTKPLPNALVLVNLKELSTGAYKLLPQGTRLVVSVRGDESFEELDILKGVDATMLLHDLPYTEDRVSRVHAARRLFEFLSDNSLNFPVIHHIQFPNGIHRDDLVIGAGSDAGALLVDGLGDGLLLEAPDKDFEFIRNTSFNLLQGCRMRNTKTEYVSCPSCGRTLFDLQEISAEIREKTSHLPGVSIAIMGCIVNGPGEMADADFGYVGGTPGKIDLYVGKTVVKRGIEMEHATNALIDLIKEHGRWVDPPVEE; encoded by the exons ATGGCTTCCGGAACTGTGCCAACATCGTTTTCCTCGCTCAAGACTTGGGATTCTAGTCTGGGCTTTGCGAAAAACGTTGATTTTGTGAGAGTTTCCGATTTGAAGAGCATGAAAGCTGCGAGGAAAAGGGTATCAATCATCAGGAACTCGAATCCTGGCCAGGATATTGTTGAACTTCAACCCGCTTCCCCAGGAAGTCCCCTTTTGG tTCCTAGGCAAAAGTATTGTGAATCACTACACAAAACTGTCCGGAGAAAAACTAACACAGTGATGGTTGGTAACGTGGCTATTGGTAGCGAGCATCCTATAAGAATTCAGACCATGACTACAACTGATACTAAGGATGTTGCTGGAACAGTTGAACAG GTTATGAGAATAGCAGATAAAGGAGCTGATATTGTACGGATAACAGTTCAAGGGAAGAAAGAAGCCGATGCATGCTTTGAGATTAAAAACACCCTTGTACAGAAAAA CTACAACATACCGTTGGTGGCAGATATTCATTTTGCTCCTACTGTTGCTTTACGGGTAGCTGAATGCTTTGATAAAATTCGTGTTAACCCTGGAAACTTTG CTGATAGACGAGCTCAATTTGAAATATTAGAGTACACAGAAGACGACTATCAGAAAGAACTTGAGCATATTGAGAAG GTTTTCACACCATTGGTTGAGAAATGTAAGAAATATGGAAGAGCAATGCGCATTGGGACAAACCATGGCAGTCTTTCCGATCGTATAATGAGCTACTATGGAGATTCTCCTAGGGGGATG GTAGAATCTGCTTTTGAATTTGCAAGGATATGCCGAAAGTTGGACTtccacaattttgttttttctatgaAAGCAAGCAACCCAGTTATCATGGTTCAGGCATACCGCTTACTTGTAGCTGAAATGTATGTCCAAGGCTGGGATTATCCATTACACTTGGGAGTTACTGAAGCTGGAGAAGGTGAAGATGGGAGGATGAAGTCTGCAATTGGCATTGGAACTCTTCTTCAG GATGGATTGGGTGATACAATTAGGGTTTCTCTCACAGAACCACCAGAGGAGGAGATAGATCCTTGCAGAAGGTTGGCAAATCTCGGAATGAGAGCTTCTGAACTCCAGAAGGGAGTG GAACCTTTTGAAGAAAAGAACAGGCGTTATTTTGACTTCCAGCGCCGAACTGGTCAATTGCCAGTGCAAAAAGAG GGTGAGGAGGTGGATTACAGAGGTGTCCTCCACCGCGATGGTTCTGTTCTGATGTCAGTCTCATTGGATCAGTTAAAG ACGCCAGAGCTCCTCTACAAGTCTCTTGCTGCCAAACTCATTGTTGGCATGCCATTTAAG GATCTGGCAACTGTAGATTCAATTTTATTACGGGAACTTCCTCCACTAGATGATGCTGAGGCT CGACTAGCTCTCAAGAGACTCGTCGATATTAGCATGGGGGTTATAACTCCTCTGTCGGAGCAGCTAACAAAGCCATTACCCAATGCATTGGTTCTAGTAAACCTGAAGGAACTATCTACAGGAGCTTATAAACTTTTGCCACAAG GGACACGCTTGGTTGTGTCAGTAAGAGGTGACGAGTCTTTTGAAGAACTGGACATTCTTAAAGGTGTTGACGCTACTATGCTTCTCCACGACCTGCCTTATACCGAAGACAGAGTTAGTAGAGTGCATGCAGCCAGGCG GTTATTTGAGTTTCTATCCGACAACTCTCTAAACTTCCCTGTTATTCACCACATTCAGTTTCCAAATGGGATTCACAG GGATGACTTGGTAATTGGTGCTGGTTCTGATGCTGGGGCCCTTCTGGTTGATGGGCTTGGAGACGGGCTTCTTCTGGAAGCGCCAGACAAGGATTTTGAATTTATTAGAAACACTTCTTTCAATTTGTTGCAAGGCTGCAGAATGAGAAATACAAAGACA GAGTATGTCTCATGTCCATCCTGTGGCAGAACGCTGTTCGATCTTCAAGAAATAAGTGCAGAAATTCGGGAGAAGACCTCACATCTCCCCGGGGTTTCG ATTGCAATCATGGGATGCATTGTAAATGGACCCGGTGAGATGGCTGATGCAGACTTTGGGTATGTGGGAGGCACTCCTGGGAAGATCGATCTCTATGTTGGAAAG ACAGTGGTGAAGCGTGGAATTGAAATGGAGCATGCAACCAATGCATTGATTGATCTAATAAAAGAGCATGGACGCTGGGTGGATCCTCCTGTAGAGGAGTAA
- the LOC108333378 gene encoding probable serine/threonine-protein kinase PBL28 isoform X3 has protein sequence MFTMRLLWGLRLPLLIILIHLLFPNRSTYKFHAEALITFKGSLGGPQQLGCSIVKYPCQMQWPCLDCYKLKDPETQDRKPGGRRSSAVIGSVIAAIVVVVILVTVYICLMRVKKSMRQTSEVASSMPSPTVEMGRVNTQHVTAFSPQNTRQLTILELEQATQNFSRNNIIGEGGFGVVYKGLLQDGSIVAIKRRLFALTKDFVLNQVKQIAHIHHIHLVKLIGYYEDSHQQLLVYEYLPNGNVGSHLYDSEGLPVGRLNLWRRLSIALGASKGVEHLHSLVPPLVHTNLRTSNVLLDENFTAKVSDYGFCKLQTQVDQAGSSSNVDCFLDPELSFPQNFSEKSDVYSFGVFLLELICGCEAHNKNMLHPDENIAFQVKNSVDLDKFVDMTLGYKEKHGARRILMLALQCVDATRRRPSMAQIVLELERIQREIVPMYPQFNDEIGAVTLGSELFQ, from the exons ATGTTTACAATGCGATTGCTATGGGGGTTAAGGCTGCCTCTACTCATAATACTGATTCATCTTTTATTTCCCAACAGATCAACCTACAAATTCCACG CTGAGGCTTTGATCACTTTCAAGGGTTCGCTTGGAGGTCCACAGCAATTAGGATGCAGCATTGTGAAATATCCATGTCAAATGCAATGGCCTTGTCTTGACTGCTATAAACTAAAAGATCCAG AAACTCAAGACAGAAAACCAGGTGGAAGAAGGAGTTCTGCCGTAATTGGTAGCGTTATTGCTGCCATAGTTGTCGTTGTAATCCTGGTGACTGTCTATATCTGCTTGATGCGTGTTAAAAAATCTATGAGGCAAACATCTGAGGTTGCTTCTTCTATGCCATCTCCCACCG TTGAGATGGGAAGAGTCAACACGCAGCATGTCACTGCTTTCTCTCCACAAAACACAAGGCAGTTAACAATTTTGGAACTGGAACAAGCAACACAGAATTTCAGTCGTAATAATATCATTGGTGAAGGTGGATTTGGTGTTGTATACAAGGGCTTGCTTCAAGATGGTTCTATTGTGGCTATAAAAAGGCGTCTATTTGCTCTGACAAAAGATTTCGTcctaaat CAGGTGAAACAGATAGCTCATATTCACCACATCCACCTGGTCAAGCTCATAGGATACTATGAAGATAGCCATCAACAATTACTTGTATATGAATATCTCCCTAACGGCAATGTAGGGAGTCACCTATATG ACAGTGAAGGTTTACCTGTTGGAAGGTTAAACTTGTGGCGAAGGTTGTCTATTGCTTTAGGCGCATCCAAAG GAGTGGAACATCTTCACAGTTTGGTTCCTCCTTTGGTTCACACAAACCTTAGAACTAGCAATGTTCTGTTAGATGAAAATTTTACTGCCAAGGTTTCTGATTATGGATTCTGCAAACTGCAAACACAAGTTGATCAGGCAGGCTCGTCTTCAAATGTAGACTGTTTTCTTGACCCAGA GTTGAGCTTTCCGCAAAACTTTTCGGAGAAGAGTGATGTATACAGCTTCGGGGTGTTCTTGCTAGAGTTGATTTGTGGCTGTGaagcacataacaaaaacatgTTACACCCAGATGAAAATATAGCATTTCAG GTAAAAAATAGTGTTGACTTGGACAAATTTGTTGACATGACACTGGGATACAAAGAAAAACATGGTGCTAGACGAATTTTGATGTTGGCATTGCAGTGTGTGGATGCTACTCGCAGAAGACCATCAATGGCGCAAATTGTGCTAGAGCTGGAGCGGATTCAAAGAGAAATCGTTCCCATGTATCCTCAATTCAACGATGAGATTGGTGCCGTGACTCTTGGGAGTGAGCTCTTTCAATGA